The uncultured Desulfobulbus sp. genome window below encodes:
- a CDS encoding SDR family oxidoreductase, with protein MNKGFVIITGAAGGIGQAFVDVFASSGYGVIGIIHKNKPPIPKGRSIHYITCNLAQTVEDSEYASKIFEQIRAVYPPNLLKGLINNAATQILGGADSLTRKDWQETLNVNLLAPFLWSQAFLKELETAKGSIINISSIHAHLTKKNFVAYATSKAALSGMTRALAIDLQGRVKVNAIEPAAIETQMLRAGFIDKPELYSQLEACHPQQRIGNPEEVATLCLSLIDSKLDFIHGATIAIDGGISGRLHDPD; from the coding sequence ATGAATAAGGGGTTTGTCATCATAACCGGCGCTGCCGGGGGAATTGGGCAGGCATTTGTTGATGTATTTGCAAGCTCGGGATACGGTGTCATAGGTATTATTCACAAAAATAAACCTCCAATTCCCAAAGGCAGGAGTATTCATTATATTACCTGCAATCTAGCTCAGACGGTCGAAGACAGCGAATACGCTTCCAAAATTTTCGAACAAATTCGAGCTGTTTATCCCCCGAATCTCCTCAAAGGGTTGATTAATAACGCCGCCACCCAGATCCTCGGTGGAGCAGACTCCTTGACGCGAAAAGATTGGCAGGAAACTCTGAATGTGAACCTGCTTGCTCCGTTTCTGTGGTCACAGGCATTTTTGAAAGAGCTTGAAACTGCGAAAGGTTCAATCATCAATATCAGTAGCATCCATGCACATCTAACCAAAAAAAATTTTGTCGCTTACGCAACCAGTAAAGCCGCTCTCAGCGGAATGACACGGGCGTTGGCCATTGATTTGCAGGGAAGGGTGAAAGTCAATGCAATAGAACCTGCTGCTATTGAAACGCAAATGTTGAGAGCTGGCTTCATCGATAAACCGGAACTGTATTCCCAACTTGAGGCATGCCACCCACAACAGCGTATAGGTAATCCCGAAGAGGTTGCGACCCTATGTCTATCGCTTATCGATAGCAAGCTCGATTTCATTCATGGGGCAACCATAGCAATTGATGGTGGAATTAGCGGACGATTACATGATCCTGATTAA
- a CDS encoding phosphoglycerate dehydrogenase: MKILVTCPPMLGMIESFSTVFSQYGCEVTAPDVVQTLTVEELKSLVPKHDGWIIGDDPATREVFTAAKAGRLKAAVKWGIGVDNVDFAACKELDIPIINTPNMFGREVADIAMGYVIALARETFQIDDGVRQGNWPKPRGISLYGKTAALIGYGDIGKQVAARLRVAGMKVIAYDPMAQDAPDMADVQRAQWPNHVEEADFIIVTCSLTPSSKHMVNSAVLNQAKDSVRVINVGRGPVIDEPSLEAALKSGKVYSAALDVFEVEPLPMTSYLRQHPRCIFGSHNASNTADAVERTSLIAIDKLMTFLGVKNE; this comes from the coding sequence ATGAAAATTCTTGTCACCTGTCCGCCTATGCTTGGAATGATAGAATCATTCTCCACTGTTTTTTCGCAATATGGCTGTGAAGTCACTGCACCTGATGTTGTGCAGACTCTTACTGTCGAGGAACTCAAATCATTAGTTCCCAAACATGATGGATGGATTATAGGTGATGATCCCGCAACTCGAGAAGTGTTTACTGCCGCAAAAGCAGGCCGTCTTAAGGCCGCTGTCAAATGGGGCATAGGAGTAGACAACGTTGATTTTGCCGCGTGCAAAGAACTTGACATCCCCATAATCAACACCCCAAATATGTTTGGACGAGAGGTTGCCGATATTGCCATGGGGTATGTTATCGCTTTAGCGAGGGAAACATTCCAAATCGATGACGGTGTACGGCAAGGTAACTGGCCCAAACCTCGCGGTATTTCTTTGTATGGCAAAACCGCAGCGTTAATCGGCTATGGTGACATTGGCAAGCAGGTAGCGGCACGCTTACGGGTTGCTGGTATGAAAGTCATCGCCTACGATCCTATGGCACAGGACGCACCAGATATGGCGGATGTCCAGCGAGCACAATGGCCCAATCACGTTGAGGAAGCCGACTTCATTATCGTAACCTGCTCTTTGACCCCATCCAGTAAGCACATGGTCAATTCCGCCGTACTTAACCAGGCCAAGGATAGCGTGCGAGTTATTAACGTTGGACGCGGCCCGGTCATAGACGAACCATCTCTGGAAGCTGCCTTGAAATCGGGTAAAGTCTATTCTGCAGCCCTTGATGTGTTTGAGGTAGAACCGTTACCAATGACCTCCTATCTTCGCCAACACCCCCGTTGCATCTTCGGTTCACATAATGCATCAAACACTGCAGATGCGGTCGAAAGAACGAGTTTGATTGCCATTGACAAACTGATGACATTTTTAGGGGTAAAGAATGAATAA